Proteins co-encoded in one Apteryx mantelli isolate bAptMan1 chromosome 4, bAptMan1.hap1, whole genome shotgun sequence genomic window:
- the ARF6 gene encoding ADP-ribosylation factor 6 → MGKVLSKIFGNKEMRILMLGLDAAGKTTILYKLKLGQSVTTIPTVGFNVETVTYKNVKFNVWDVGGQDKIRPLWRHYYTGTQGLIFVVDCADRDRIDEARQELHRIINDREMRDAIILIFANKQDLPDAMKPHEIQEKLGLTRIRDRNWYVQPSCATTGDGLYEGLTWLTSNYKS, encoded by the coding sequence ATGGGCAAGGTGCTGTCCAAGATCTTCGGCAACAAGGAGATGCGGATCCTGATGCTGGGCCTGGACGCGGCCGGTAAAACCACCATCCTGTACAAACTGAAGCTGGGCCAGTCGGTCACCACCATCCCCACCGTGGGCTTCAACGTGGAGACGGTGACTTACAAAAACGTCAAGTTCAACGTGTGGGACGTCGGGGGCCAGGACAAGATCCGTCCCCTCTGGAGGCACTACTACACGGGCACGCAAGGGTTGATCTTTGTGGTGGACTGCGCCGATCGCGACCGCATCGACGAGGCCCGCCAGGAGCTCCACCGCATTATCAACGACAGGGAGATGCGGGACGCCATCATCCTCATCTTCGCCAACAAGCAGGACCTGCCCGATGCCATGAAACCCCATGAAATCCAGGAGAAACTGGGCCTGACCCGAATCAGGGATAGGAATTGGTACGTGCAGCCCTCCTGTGCTACTACAGGGGATGGACTCTATGAAGGGCTGACATGGTTAACATCCAATTATAAATCCTAA